One window of Sulfurospirillum sp. 1612 genomic DNA carries:
- the hsrA gene encoding homeostatic response regulator transcription factor HsrA, whose amino-acid sequence MRILIVEDEVTLGRTIAEGLQEFGYQTDSSENFKDAEYYIGIRNYDLVLADWMLPDGDGVDLINIIKQKSPRTAAVILSAKDDKESEIKALKAGADDYIKKPFDFDILVARIEARLRFGGTNVIKIDDLTIDPDEEKITYKGQEIELKGKPFEVLTHLARHSDQIVSKEQLLDAIWEEPELVTPNVIEVAINQIRQKMDKPLEISTIETVRRRGYRFCFPKKV is encoded by the coding sequence ATGAGAATCCTAATTGTTGAAGATGAAGTAACACTAGGTAGAACTATAGCAGAAGGACTTCAGGAGTTTGGCTATCAGACTGATAGCTCAGAAAATTTTAAAGATGCAGAATATTATATTGGAATAAGAAATTATGATTTAGTTTTAGCTGATTGGATGTTGCCAGATGGCGATGGTGTAGATTTAATCAATATTATTAAACAAAAATCTCCAAGAACTGCCGCTGTGATTTTATCAGCAAAAGATGACAAAGAGAGTGAAATCAAAGCCCTCAAAGCCGGTGCCGATGATTACATCAAAAAACCATTTGATTTTGATATTTTGGTAGCGAGAATTGAAGCAAGATTACGCTTTGGTGGCACTAATGTTATCAAAATTGATGATTTAACAATCGATCCTGATGAAGAAAAAATCACCTATAAAGGTCAAGAGATCGAGCTCAAAGGAAAACCTTTTGAAGTACTCACACACCTTGCACGCCATAGCGATCAAATCGTCTCAAAAGAACAACTACTGGATGCTATTTGGGAAGAGCCAGAACTTGTCACTCCAAATGTCATCGAAGTTGCTATTAACCAGATTCGTCAAAAAATGGATAAACCATTGGAAATCTCAACTATTGAGACCGTGAGACGAAGAGGTTATCGATTTTGTTTTCCAAAAAAAGTATAA
- a CDS encoding dihydroneopterin aldolase: MTIFIKNFEFDAILGLLDTERHTKQRIIVDAKIHYQYSNSNFIDYSQVTKIIQETIMRRKFLLIEEALEEIITILSNEFPKIEKIKLKISKPDIISNCVVGAIIKRKLKIY; this comes from the coding sequence GTGACCATCTTTATAAAGAATTTTGAATTTGATGCGATACTGGGACTCTTAGATACAGAGCGACATACAAAGCAGCGCATTATTGTCGATGCGAAAATCCACTATCAGTATTCAAATTCAAATTTTATTGATTATTCGCAAGTAACAAAAATCATACAAGAAACTATCATGAGGCGAAAATTTCTTCTTATTGAAGAGGCGTTAGAAGAAATCATCACAATTTTGAGCAATGAATTCCCAAAAATTGAGAAAATAAAACTCAAAATATCTAAGCCTGATATTATAAGCAACTGCGTAGTGGGCGCTATTATTAAAAGAAAATTAAAAATTTATTAA